Proteins from a genomic interval of Dama dama isolate Ldn47 chromosome 1, ASM3311817v1, whole genome shotgun sequence:
- the C1H11orf52 gene encoding uncharacterized protein C11orf52 homolog: protein MGNQLCCGGSWSCTSTLQRKEKIGSQARRTLRLQQQQPQLERWRQLNDTEDTMGHMYEQVLQQPASQQRSRQSLRSEDSGLYYADIQLYSLPQPRSVQEVKHLQLKNATEYATLRFPQVTPRYDSKNGTLV from the exons ATGGGAAACCAGCTCTGCTGCGGGGGAAGCTG GAGCTGTACATCAACTttacagaggaaagagaaaatag GGAGCCAAGCAAGACGAACACTGAggttgcagcagcagcagccgcagcttGAGCGGTGGCGGCAGCTGAATGACACGGAG GACACAATGGGACACATGTACGAGCAGGTGTTACAGCAGCCTGCATCTCAGCAGAGGAGCCGTCAAAGCCTCAGGTCGGAGGACAGCGGCTTGTATTATGCAGACATTCAACTGTACAGCCTTCCCCAGCCACGCTCTGTCCAGGAGGTGAAGCACCTACAGTTAAAAAATGCTACGGAGTATGCGACCCTTCGCTTCCCCCAGGTGACACCTCGCTATGACAGCAAGAACGGGACCCTTGTGTGA
- the HSPB2 gene encoding heat shock protein beta-2, which produces MSGRSVPHAHPATAEYEFANPSRLGEQRFGEGLLPEEILTPTLYHGYYVRPRAAPAGEGSRAGASELRLSEGKFQAFLDVSHFTPDEVTVRTVDNLLEVSARHPQRLDRHGFVSREFCRTYVLPADVDPWRVRAALSHDGILNLEAPRGGRHLDTEVNEVYISLLPAPPDPEEEEEAVGVEP; this is translated from the exons ATGTCGGGCCGCTCCGTGCCACATGCCCACCCGGCCACCGCCGAGTACGAGTTTGCCAACCCGAGCCGCCTGGGCGAGCAGCGCTTCGGGGAAG GCCTCCTGCCAGAAGAGATCCTGACCCCTACCCTCTACCACGGCTACTATGTCCGGCCCCGGGCCGCGCCAGCTGGGGAGGGCAGCCGGGCAGGGGCCTCCGAGCTTCGGCTCAGCGAGGGCAAGTTCCAGGCGTTTCTGGACGTGAGCCACTTTACCCCAGATGAGGTGACCGTGAGGACTGTGGACAACCTCCTGGAGGTGTCCGCCCGGCACCCGCAGCGCCTGGACCGCCACGGCTTCGTGTCGCGCGAGTTCTGCCGCACCTACGTCCTGCCGGCCGACGTGGACCCCTGGCGGGTGCGCGCCGCGCTCTCCCACGACGGCATCCTCAACCTGGAGGCGCCTCGGGGCGGCCGACATTTGGACACAGAGGTCAACGAGGTCTACATCTCCCTGCTCCCAGCGCCCCCTGATCccgaggaagaggaggaggccgTCGGTGTGGAGCCCTGA
- the CRYAB gene encoding alpha-crystallin B chain, whose product MDIAIHHPWIRRPFFPFHSPSRLFDQFFGEHLLESDLFPASTSLSPFYLRPPSFLRAPSWIDTGLSEMRLEKDRFSVNLDVKHFSPEELKVKVLGDVIEVHGKHEERQDEHGFISREFHRKYRIPADVDPLAITSSLSSDGVLTVNGPRKQASGPERTIPITREEKPAVTAAPKK is encoded by the exons ATGGATATCGCCATCCACCACCCCTGGATCCGCCGCCCCTTCTTCCCTTTCCACTCTCCCAGCCGCCTCTTTGACCAGTTCTTTGGCGAGCACCTGTTGGAGTCTGATCTCTTCCCAGCTTCTACTTCCCTGAGCCCCTTCTATCTTCGGCCGCCCTCATTTCTGCGGGCACCCAGCTGGATTGACACTGGCCTCTCCGAG ATGCGTCTGGAGAAGGACAGATTCTCTGTCAACCTGGATGTGAAGCACTTCTCCCCAGAGGAACTCAAGGTCAAGGTGCTGGGAGATGTGATTGAGGTGCatggcaaacatgaagagcgcCAG GATGAACACGGTTTTATCTCCCGGGAGTTCCACAGGAAATACCGGATCCCAGCTGACGTGGACCCTCTCGCCATTACTTCATCCCTGTCGTCTGACGGGGTCCTCACTGTGAATGGACCAAGGAAACAGGCCTCCGGCCCCGAGCGCACCATTCCCATCACTCGTGAAGAGAAGCCAGCTGTCACTGCAGCCCCCAAGAAGTAG